The nucleotide sequence AGCACAACATTATTGATATTTCAAAAACCGACACACCGCTTATTTTAAAACACTTGATTTCCATGAGAGATGCGGGCCTCGGGGCCAGATCGCGGGCACGGCATCTTGTCACCATCCGTGGATTTTACCGGTTTCTGGTACAGGAAAAACGACTAAAACATGATCCAACGCGACTGATCGATCTTCCTAAAAGCGGCCTCAAACTTCCGGACGTCCTGTCCGTAGAAGAGGTTAAACTTCTTTTGAGCACCCCGGATGCAAATACACCGGTCGGGTCCAGGGATGCAGCTATGATTGAACTTCTCTATGCAGCCGGTTTAAGAGTTTCTGAATTAATCAATCTTAAGCTCCAGGATATAAACCTGGAGGCCGGTTTCGTCCGGGTATTTGGTAAAGGATCAAAGGAAAGGGTGGTCCCCATTGGCCTTTTTGCCAAACAGAAAATCACTGACTACCTTAAAACAGCAAGACCTTTGATTTTAAAAAATCTCCCCAGCCGATACCTTTTTGTGGCCCGTGCAGGAAAGCCGATGACCCGTCAGGGTTTCTGGAAACTTATAAAACGCTATGCCTTAAAGGCAGGCTTTAATAAAAAAATCACTCCTCACAGCTTGCGTCATTCCTTTGCCAGCCATCTACTCGAAGGCGGCGCCGACTTAAGAGCGGTTCAGGTGATGCTGGGCCATGTTGACATTTCCACCACCCAGATATATACCCATGTCGCCCGTGAGCACCTGAAAACCATGCATGAAAAATTTCACCCTAGGGGATAGCTGCGCTAAAGGACCGCTTCGCTTAAAGAATAAGGTAGAAAAATTGGTTTTATTTGACTTGAAACTTGTTTTTGTTTAAAAAAATCAGCTATTGTTGCTATTTATTATTTTTATGAATTTATTTGTTTTATTTAGTTTATGAGCCTATGCCGTTAAAAAATAAAAAATCAATCGGATGGTGGTCAGAAAAGAGCATACTTCCTGAAATCGGTGATCATGCCATTAAAAGCGCCATTGCCGATGTGACACACCCGGTGTACCTTGTCAATAAAGATGATCGCCTTGCAGTAGCCAAAGGCGGGACAGCTGTAATCGGTGATGCAGCTGGATCTATGTTCTCCGGGAAGTCTTCGGCCTACCCCTTGTATGCTTATACGCCGCCACTGCTGCCTGAAAACCTGGGCGACCCTTATTTTAAAAACACATATCATCTTCGCTATGCCTATATTGCAGGAGCCATGGCAAACGGCATTACATCCGTTGAAATGGTCGAAGAAGCCGGACGCGGCGGAATGATCGGTTTTTTTGGAGCTGCCGGACTTTCCCTCGATGAAATAGAATCCGCCATTGTCCGCCTGAAGCAAACGCTGGCTGACTCCCCTTTTGGGTTTAACCTGATCCACAGCCCGAATGACCCTGAGCTTGAAGCTGCGGTAGTCGATTTGTATTTAAAACAATCAGTCCGGCTTGTGAGCGCATCCGCATATTTAGACTTGACCTTACCCCTGGTTTACTTTCGCATAAAGGGAATTCACCGCCACAGCAACGGAAACATCGTTTGTCCCCATAAAATTATTGCAAAAGTCTCCCGAATCGAAGTCGCCAAAAAATTCTTTTCACCACCGCCTGAAAGATTTATCGCCCAACTCATAGAACGAAAAATGATTACACCAGAGGAAGCCGCCCTGGCACAATCGGTCCCCATGGCCTGTGATTTGACTGCGGAAGCCGATTCAGGCGGTCATACCGATAACAGACCTGCCATTACCCTGCTTCCCACCATGCTCGCCCTGCGTAATGAAATGGCTGAAAAGTACAGTTATCAAAAACCGATTTGCGTTGGCCTTGCCGGGGGAATAGCCACCCCCGAATCGGCAG is from Thermodesulfobacteriota bacterium and encodes:
- the xerD gene encoding site-specific tyrosine recombinase XerD, with product MSELDTLADQYLNYLLIEKGLSEKTLESYGSDMARYLLFLEEHNIIDISKTDTPLILKHLISMRDAGLGARSRARHLVTIRGFYRFLVQEKRLKHDPTRLIDLPKSGLKLPDVLSVEEVKLLLSTPDANTPVGSRDAAMIELLYAAGLRVSELINLKLQDINLEAGFVRVFGKGSKERVVPIGLFAKQKITDYLKTARPLILKNLPSRYLFVARAGKPMTRQGFWKLIKRYALKAGFNKKITPHSLRHSFASHLLEGGADLRAVQVMLGHVDISTTQIYTHVAREHLKTMHEKFHPRG
- a CDS encoding PfaD family polyunsaturated fatty acid/polyketide biosynthesis protein; translation: MPLKNKKSIGWWSEKSILPEIGDHAIKSAIADVTHPVYLVNKDDRLAVAKGGTAVIGDAAGSMFSGKSSAYPLYAYTPPLLPENLGDPYFKNTYHLRYAYIAGAMANGITSVEMVEEAGRGGMIGFFGAAGLSLDEIESAIVRLKQTLADSPFGFNLIHSPNDPELEAAVVDLYLKQSVRLVSASAYLDLTLPLVYFRIKGIHRHSNGNIVCPHKIIAKVSRIEVAKKFFSPPPERFIAQLIERKMITPEEAALAQSVPMACDLTAEADSGGHTDNRPAITLLPTMLALRNEMAEKYSYQKPICVGLAGGIATPESAAAAFAMGAAYILTGSVNQSCVEAGTSDTVRQLLAETRQADVTMAPAADMFEAGVKVQVLKRGTMFPFRAAKLYDLYSTYDSLDSIPEKEKQILEKDFFRSSFQQTWQQTQTYFSTIDPQQIIRAEKDPKHKMALVFRSYLGLSSNWANSGEPSRKIDYQIWCGPAMGAFNQWVKGSFLEKMQNRKTVTIAMNLLLGACVITRANLLKSQGIPLASDMEKFSPRPLEEILGS